From the Butyrivibrio fibrisolvens genome, one window contains:
- a CDS encoding carbohydrate kinase family protein, with amino-acid sequence MGIVVIGAVFVDIKGYPSMQYIAGGRNVGNVVQVHGGVSRNIAEDIANVELRPTFVGLVDETGIGIDVVDKLKNHKVNTKYIRKVKDGLGSWLAIFDNSGDVVASISKRPDLSEIARILDEQGDEIFKDADSIIIEFDMEKDILKRVFALAQKYDKKVYAVVSNMTIAVERRDLLKNCACFVCNQQEAGIFFSDVYDDMDPEQLREILVCKLKASQIPKMVITLGELGSVYATCDGESGYVKSRQVVVTDTTGAGDSFFAGVAIGLTYGKSFRESCEIGTRLAASVIATKENVCPRFLPEEFGIDASKIKDFE; translated from the coding sequence ATGGGTATTGTTGTAATTGGCGCTGTTTTTGTTGATATTAAGGGCTATCCTTCCATGCAGTATATTGCCGGTGGGAGAAATGTAGGTAATGTAGTACAGGTACATGGAGGAGTAAGCCGTAACATAGCAGAGGATATAGCCAATGTTGAGTTAAGACCCACATTTGTAGGACTTGTTGACGAGACAGGTATCGGCATTGATGTTGTTGATAAGCTCAAAAACCATAAGGTCAACACCAAATATATCAGGAAAGTCAAGGACGGACTTGGCTCATGGCTTGCTATATTTGATAACTCAGGTGATGTTGTTGCATCGATCTCCAAGCGCCCCGATCTAAGCGAGATCGCAAGAATCCTCGATGAACAGGGTGATGAGATCTTCAAAGATGCCGACAGTATCATCATTGAGTTCGATATGGAAAAAGATATTCTTAAAAGAGTTTTTGCTCTTGCACAAAAGTATGACAAGAAGGTATATGCTGTAGTTTCGAATATGACTATAGCAGTAGAAAGGCGAGATCTTCTGAAGAACTGTGCATGCTTTGTCTGCAATCAGCAAGAAGCCGGAATATTCTTTTCTGATGTATATGATGATATGGATCCGGAGCAGCTGCGTGAGATCCTTGTATGCAAGCTCAAGGCTTCTCAGATTCCGAAGATGGTAATAACTCTCGGAGAGCTGGGCTCTGTATATGCTACTTGTGACGGTGAATCCGGATATGTTAAGTCCAGGCAGGTTGTAGTTACAGATACTACCGGTGCAGGCGATTCCTTCTTTGCAGGTGTAGCCATCGGTCTTACATATGGCAAGAGTTTCAGAGAATCCTGCGAGATAGGAACAAGACTTGCAGCATCTGTTATTGCTACCAAAGAGAATGTATGCCCGAGATTCCTTCCGGAAGAGTTTGGAATTGATGCATCGAAGATCAAGGATTTTGAATGA